The following are encoded in a window of Prochlorococcus marinus CUG1417 genomic DNA:
- a CDS encoding DUF2973 domain-containing protein — MTILFPIIYSAALTYLVWKAFKVMSNGWGISDNKNKSFSTSSFKQKKYTIHPELLDKSGNITEEELLTVRFSNDNDSTLEEKGSTTD; from the coding sequence ATGACCATCCTATTTCCAATCATATATTCTGCAGCCTTAACTTATTTAGTTTGGAAAGCTTTTAAAGTAATGTCTAATGGTTGGGGTATATCCGATAATAAAAATAAAAGTTTTAGCACTTCCAGTTTTAAACAAAAAAAGTACACAATACATCCAGAACTTTTAGATAAATCAGGAAACATAACAGAAGAGGAACTATTAACAGTAAGATTTTCGAATGATAATGACTCTACATTAGAAGAAAAAGGTTCAACAACTGATTAA